In Archangium violaceum, the following are encoded in one genomic region:
- a CDS encoding MFS transporter has translation MESPTAATVPVEAADPSTLRRVITAASLGTLFEWYDFYLYGSLAVFFGGLFFPKGNETAQLLASLATFGAGFGVRPLGAIVFGHVGDMVGRKYSFLITMATMGLSTALIGLLPTYDQVGLWATFLLVLLRLLQGLALGGEYGGAATYVAEHVPDDKRGYYTSYIQTTATLGFFVSMGVIGLTRILMGEEFFKSTGWRVPFLLSFILLAVSLYIRLKMSESPLFSKLKSSGKTSKNPLKESFANPLNRKYVLLALFGATAGQGVVWYTGQFYALTFLQSALKLDWKTAYILVSIALAIATPLFIFFGWLSDRIGRKRIMLAGCVLGALTYVPIFMAMKHFTNPQGLPVADPAQVNHFMMVVLLTVQMVYVCMVYGPIAAFLVELFPTRVRYTSMSLPYHLGNGWFGGFLPLIATAVTTSTWAQTTFGEGALYTGLIYPIVICIITVIIGGLFIHETKDHKLETHIQS, from the coding sequence ATGGAGTCTCCCACCGCAGCCACCGTCCCCGTCGAAGCCGCGGACCCCTCCACCTTGCGCCGGGTCATCACCGCGGCCTCGCTGGGAACCCTCTTCGAGTGGTACGACTTCTATCTGTACGGCAGCCTCGCCGTCTTCTTCGGCGGCCTCTTCTTCCCCAAGGGGAACGAGACGGCCCAGCTGCTGGCGAGCCTGGCCACCTTCGGTGCCGGCTTCGGCGTGCGGCCCCTGGGCGCCATCGTCTTCGGCCACGTGGGAGACATGGTGGGCCGCAAGTACAGCTTCCTCATCACCATGGCCACCATGGGCCTGAGCACCGCCCTCATCGGCCTGCTGCCCACGTATGACCAGGTCGGCCTGTGGGCCACCTTCCTGCTGGTGCTGCTGCGGCTGCTGCAAGGCCTGGCGCTGGGCGGGGAGTACGGCGGCGCCGCCACCTACGTGGCCGAGCACGTGCCGGACGACAAGCGCGGCTACTACACCAGCTACATCCAGACGACGGCCACGCTCGGCTTCTTCGTGAGCATGGGCGTCATCGGCCTCACCCGCATCCTCATGGGCGAGGAGTTCTTCAAGTCCACCGGCTGGCGCGTGCCCTTCCTGCTGTCCTTCATCCTGCTGGCCGTCTCCCTCTACATCCGCCTGAAGATGAGCGAGTCGCCCCTCTTCTCCAAGCTGAAGAGCAGCGGCAAGACGTCCAAGAATCCCCTCAAGGAGAGCTTCGCCAATCCGCTCAACCGCAAGTACGTGCTGCTGGCCCTCTTCGGTGCCACCGCGGGCCAGGGCGTCGTCTGGTACACCGGCCAGTTCTACGCCCTCACCTTCCTGCAGAGCGCGCTCAAGCTGGACTGGAAGACGGCCTACATCCTGGTCTCCATCGCCCTGGCCATCGCCACGCCCCTGTTCATCTTCTTCGGCTGGCTGTCGGACCGCATCGGCCGCAAGCGCATCATGCTCGCCGGGTGCGTGCTGGGCGCCCTCACCTACGTCCCCATCTTCATGGCGATGAAGCACTTCACCAACCCGCAGGGCCTGCCCGTGGCTGACCCCGCGCAGGTCAACCACTTCATGATGGTGGTGCTGCTCACGGTGCAGATGGTCTACGTGTGCATGGTGTACGGACCCATCGCCGCCTTCCTGGTGGAGCTCTTCCCCACCCGCGTCCGCTACACCTCCATGTCCCTGCCCTACCACCTGGGCAATGGCTGGTTCGGCGGCTTCCTGCCCCTCATCGCCACGGCCGTTACCACCTCCACCTGGGCCCAGACGACCTTCGGCGAGGGGGCCCTCTACACCGGCCTCATCTACCCCATCGTCATCTGCATCATCACCGTCATCATCGGCGGGCTCTTCATCCACGAGACGAAGGATCACAAGCTGGAGACGCACATCCAGTCCTGA
- a CDS encoding glycoside hydrolase family 76 protein, with protein sequence MKQRLLSFLVATLVLAYAPGAIALTPTEKNLAFDSYNNAFYVANGGNGYFVVDTNRGVPGRLQFWRVCEQIEAVEDAYDRTGNPAYRDMVFSLLNGLNNVVSGTTDFASWNEYNDDVMWAVIALTRGYEITGHRAFLDQAQWQFNKVWSRAWDNQLGGGLWWRADKQTKNACVAGPAAIAAMLLARNTVNTGYRAQADQIYNWLRSTLFNPSTGQVADHIQANGTKVWWAFTYNQGTFAGASTLLYQATGNTSYRDAGGLAVNWTRRNLTGQHIADILNDEYDSGGGNGDTAGFKGIFVRWAGKWAGAANDASIKSWLSYNANTAWAYRNSSGVMWGQWWRRTPDNYVTSWEASPGLAVTQTPY encoded by the coding sequence ATGAAGCAGCGGCTCCTGAGTTTCCTGGTCGCTACCCTCGTCCTGGCGTACGCGCCCGGCGCCATCGCCCTCACCCCCACGGAAAAGAACCTGGCGTTCGACTCCTACAACAACGCCTTCTATGTGGCGAACGGCGGGAACGGCTACTTCGTGGTCGACACGAACCGCGGTGTGCCTGGCCGGTTGCAATTCTGGAGGGTCTGCGAGCAGATCGAGGCGGTCGAGGATGCCTACGACCGGACCGGCAACCCGGCCTACCGCGACATGGTGTTCTCCCTGCTCAACGGGTTGAACAACGTCGTGAGCGGAACCACGGACTTCGCGTCGTGGAACGAGTACAACGATGACGTCATGTGGGCGGTCATTGCCCTGACCCGCGGCTACGAGATCACCGGCCATCGAGCGTTCCTGGATCAAGCGCAGTGGCAGTTCAACAAGGTCTGGAGCCGCGCCTGGGACAACCAGCTCGGTGGTGGCCTCTGGTGGCGCGCGGACAAGCAGACCAAGAATGCTTGCGTGGCCGGTCCGGCCGCCATCGCCGCGATGTTGCTCGCCCGGAACACCGTCAATACCGGGTACCGGGCGCAAGCCGACCAGATCTACAACTGGCTGCGTTCGACCCTCTTCAATCCCTCGACCGGTCAAGTCGCCGATCACATCCAGGCCAACGGAACGAAGGTCTGGTGGGCCTTCACCTACAACCAGGGAACCTTTGCTGGCGCGTCGACCCTTCTCTACCAGGCGACCGGCAACACGAGCTATCGCGACGCGGGCGGGCTGGCGGTGAACTGGACCCGTCGCAACCTGACGGGCCAGCACATCGCCGACATCCTCAACGACGAGTACGATTCCGGCGGCGGCAACGGAGATACCGCCGGGTTCAAGGGCATCTTCGTTCGGTGGGCGGGCAAGTGGGCCGGCGCGGCCAACGACGCTTCGATCAAGAGCTGGCTGAGCTACAACGCGAACACCGCCTGGGCGTACCGGAACTCGTCCGGCGTGATGTGGGGCCAGTGGTGGCGGCGAACCCCGGACAACTACGTCACGTCCTGGGAGGCGAGCCCCGGCCTCGCGGTCACGCAGACCCCGTACTGA
- a CDS encoding septal ring lytic transglycosylase RlpA family protein — protein MSFKTVLGGRYIGAQNNGGGAVIATATAAQDWEKFTLDDINGGALESGDTLFVRAGTGQYFQAANGGGSTLNAASWNRLGWETFRIVKKNGSGVISNGDVVGLQTVTTGHWVSAENGGGGPVFAYGAALGPWEELTISGLSQGGPIATCNATWYGAEGEIPEGWPTASGEPFHRMALKAAHNSLPFGTQVKVTYQGKSVTVTINDRGGFGAPVCLDLTYGAFSTIANPDLGNIVVQYQIL, from the coding sequence GTGAGTTTCAAGACGGTGCTCGGCGGCCGATATATTGGCGCTCAAAACAATGGCGGCGGCGCGGTCATCGCGACGGCGACGGCCGCGCAGGATTGGGAGAAGTTCACGCTCGATGACATCAACGGCGGGGCCCTCGAGAGTGGGGACACCCTCTTCGTTCGCGCGGGAACCGGTCAGTATTTCCAGGCCGCGAACGGCGGCGGCTCGACGCTGAACGCCGCCAGCTGGAATCGGCTCGGCTGGGAGACGTTCCGCATCGTCAAGAAGAACGGGAGCGGCGTGATCTCCAACGGTGACGTCGTCGGCCTGCAGACGGTGACGACGGGCCATTGGGTGTCAGCGGAGAACGGTGGGGGTGGCCCGGTGTTCGCGTATGGCGCCGCGCTGGGCCCGTGGGAGGAGTTGACGATCTCTGGCCTGTCGCAGGGGGGCCCCATCGCCACTTGTAATGCGACCTGGTACGGGGCGGAGGGCGAGATTCCCGAGGGATGGCCGACCGCCAGTGGTGAGCCCTTCCACCGCATGGCGCTCAAGGCCGCCCACAACTCCCTGCCGTTCGGGACCCAGGTGAAGGTGACCTACCAGGGCAAGTCGGTCACGGTGACCATCAATGACCGCGGTGGCTTTGGCGCCCCGGTGTGTCTGGACCTCACCTACGGCGCCTTCTCGACGATCGCCAATCCCGATCTCGGCAACATCGTCGTGCAGTACCAGATCCTCTGA
- a CDS encoding DNA/RNA non-specific endonuclease has protein sequence MRTLNKLSVAVVSVLLLGGCGVTDMDLGGEGVASQIERDFGGPSGLMDFFESHTEEEIRKAMEPYGVGYVIRGDVNPALISDCPKFFPSGDRNIWHSFDGEYFFIDSAGRPNRAYKYMPAIVAAPRIDSCQTSVGQWGDAENPSNDYDGGHLIGSQLGGWGGRANLVPQDANFNRGNWLQLENKMAKCGSLPSGRLRYYIGANYPNSTTLIPNNMTMEITNQSTGSSVYMSFSNVDYGGTNGTNDRTRGVNWLSSQGCN, from the coding sequence ATGCGCACCCTGAACAAGCTCTCCGTCGCGGTGGTGTCTGTTCTGTTGCTCGGCGGTTGCGGAGTCACGGACATGGATCTGGGCGGCGAAGGCGTCGCCAGCCAGATCGAGCGGGACTTCGGTGGCCCGAGCGGCCTCATGGATTTCTTCGAGAGCCACACGGAGGAGGAGATCCGGAAGGCGATGGAGCCCTACGGCGTCGGGTACGTCATCCGCGGGGACGTCAACCCGGCCCTGATCAGCGACTGCCCGAAGTTCTTCCCGTCGGGCGACCGGAACATCTGGCACAGCTTCGACGGCGAGTACTTCTTCATCGACAGCGCGGGCCGGCCAAACCGGGCGTACAAGTACATGCCAGCGATCGTCGCCGCGCCGCGCATCGACTCCTGTCAGACGAGCGTGGGGCAGTGGGGCGACGCGGAAAACCCCAGCAACGACTATGACGGGGGACACCTCATCGGCTCGCAGCTCGGGGGCTGGGGGGGCCGGGCGAACCTGGTGCCTCAGGATGCCAACTTCAACCGTGGCAACTGGTTGCAGCTCGAGAACAAGATGGCCAAGTGCGGGAGCCTGCCGAGCGGCCGGTTGCGCTACTACATCGGTGCGAACTACCCGAACTCCACCACGCTCATCCCCAACAACATGACGATGGAGATCACCAACCAGTCCACGGGGAGCAGCGTGTACATGTCCTTCTCGAACGTGGACTACGGCGGCACGAACGGCACGAACGATCGGACCCGTGGCGTGAACTGGCTGTCGAGCCAGGGGTGCAACTGA
- a CDS encoding alpha/beta fold hydrolase, translating into MKNLPEKRATTINGQKLQYTLSGQGKPAIVLINGAGGPLDAWYKLFPEIERLGTVVSYDRPGVGGSARPVEAQTGEVVVRQLRDLLRELGVAGPFVLVGHSFGGLHANLFARLHPREVAGVVLLEATAPEDVGMMKHHQSGMQRAINGLLNVFSRPDPNDEISNEHRTVADIAAAPAFPDVPLRVVSGGKVPPGWMTSAEALSLRARNQEALVRLSPRGQRIVAERSGHFPQMSQPELVIEAIAQVSSASRGPHP; encoded by the coding sequence ATGAAGAACCTTCCTGAAAAGCGCGCCACCACCATCAATGGGCAGAAGTTGCAGTACACGCTTTCCGGACAGGGCAAGCCAGCCATCGTCTTGATCAACGGGGCTGGCGGCCCGCTCGATGCCTGGTACAAGCTGTTTCCCGAGATCGAACGACTTGGGACCGTCGTGTCCTACGACCGGCCGGGTGTGGGTGGCAGCGCGCGCCCGGTCGAAGCACAGACCGGCGAAGTGGTCGTCCGCCAGCTGCGTGACCTGTTGCGTGAGCTCGGGGTCGCCGGGCCGTTCGTGCTCGTCGGCCACTCGTTCGGCGGCCTGCACGCGAATCTGTTCGCGCGTCTCCATCCGCGAGAGGTCGCCGGTGTCGTCCTGCTCGAAGCCACCGCGCCGGAGGATGTGGGCATGATGAAGCATCACCAGTCCGGAATGCAGCGGGCCATCAACGGCTTGCTCAACGTCTTCTCGCGGCCCGACCCGAACGACGAGATCAGCAACGAACATCGCACGGTCGCGGACATCGCCGCGGCGCCCGCCTTTCCCGACGTGCCCCTGCGGGTGGTGTCTGGCGGGAAGGTGCCGCCAGGCTGGATGACGTCGGCCGAGGCGCTCAGCCTTCGTGCCCGCAACCAGGAAGCGCTGGTCCGTCTCTCGCCGCGGGGCCAGCGCATCGTCGCGGAGCGCAGCGGCCACTTTCCGCAAATGTCGCAACCTGAACTGGTTATCGAGGCCATCGCGCAAGTCAGCTCGGCTTCTCGTGGCCCTCACCCGTGA
- a CDS encoding nucleoside deaminase: MRPEDTQHLMHAIDLARRARARGDNPFGSVLVDASGRVLLEGENTQGTTRDCTGHAESNLMGEATRRYRPEELTGSTLYASTEPCAMCAGAIFWGGVRRVVFALSSEELGQFIDPSAPTLRMSCRDVFARGSEPTEVVGPVALPEAREVHEGFWK, translated from the coding sequence ATGAGACCAGAGGACACGCAGCACCTGATGCACGCCATCGACCTGGCACGACGTGCCCGAGCTCGGGGGGACAACCCCTTCGGCTCGGTGCTGGTGGACGCGAGCGGACGCGTCCTGCTGGAGGGTGAGAACACCCAGGGGACGACGAGGGACTGCACCGGCCACGCGGAGTCCAACCTCATGGGCGAGGCCACCCGGCGATACCGTCCCGAGGAGCTCACCGGCTCCACCCTGTACGCCAGCACCGAGCCCTGCGCCATGTGCGCGGGCGCCATCTTCTGGGGCGGCGTGCGGAGGGTCGTCTTCGCGCTCTCCTCCGAGGAGCTGGGCCAGTTCATCGACCCCTCCGCGCCCACCCTGCGCATGTCCTGCCGCGACGTCTTCGCCCGCGGCTCCGAGCCTACCGAGGTGGTGGGTCCGGTGGCGCTGCCGGAGGCCCGTGAGGTGCACGAGGGCTTCTGGAAGTAA
- a CDS encoding LysR family transcriptional regulator: MPAEKRTPQLDWDDLRHFVALARHGSLAAASRALGAARSTVARRVEGMERQLGRPLLVRRPDGFELTVDGATVLAQATVMEEAALVMQRRLDGDDGPKGPVRLTTSRSLAHGFLVDRLGPLHDRHPGLDVELIAETRVLSLSRSEADIAIRLGRPADSDLLSRRAATVGYGFFAPARKRDALLSRDQPPLVGYGADDQAAEAAWMASRFPSHRFVFRSNSLQAQAAAAQAGYGIVLLPCFLAAGYPGLVRVPFGPLPPDREVWILMRRDAARAPRVKAVGDHLFKLFRDERTLLSGE, from the coding sequence ATGCCTGCCGAAAAACGCACACCCCAGTTGGATTGGGACGACCTACGCCACTTCGTGGCCCTGGCTCGACACGGCAGTCTTGCCGCCGCGAGCCGGGCACTGGGCGCCGCCCGCTCGACGGTTGCGCGGCGTGTCGAGGGGATGGAGCGCCAGCTCGGAAGGCCGCTGCTCGTTCGGAGGCCAGACGGTTTCGAGCTCACCGTCGATGGCGCGACCGTGTTGGCGCAAGCGACCGTGATGGAGGAGGCCGCGCTGGTGATGCAGCGTCGTCTCGATGGTGATGACGGTCCAAAGGGACCGGTGCGACTCACGACGTCCCGGTCCCTGGCCCATGGATTCCTGGTGGACCGGCTGGGACCGCTCCATGACCGCCATCCAGGACTCGATGTCGAGCTCATCGCCGAGACGCGGGTTCTCAGCTTGTCCCGTTCGGAGGCCGACATCGCGATCCGGCTCGGTCGGCCCGCCGACAGCGACCTGCTGTCCCGGCGGGCCGCCACGGTGGGTTATGGTTTCTTCGCTCCCGCTCGAAAGCGCGATGCCCTTCTTTCCCGCGATCAGCCACCGCTTGTCGGGTATGGCGCAGACGATCAGGCAGCTGAGGCGGCCTGGATGGCGTCCCGCTTTCCCAGCCACCGATTCGTCTTCCGAAGCAACAGCCTCCAAGCTCAAGCGGCGGCTGCGCAGGCCGGATATGGCATCGTGCTGCTGCCCTGTTTCCTGGCCGCGGGCTACCCAGGCCTCGTGCGGGTCCCGTTCGGCCCGCTTCCGCCCGACCGCGAGGTCTGGATATTGATGCGCCGCGATGCTGCCCGGGCCCCCCGGGTGAAGGCGGTGGGAGACCATCTGTTCAAGCTCTTCCGCGACGAGCGCACGCTGCTGTCCGGGGAGTAG
- a CDS encoding nitrilase family protein — protein MTGIRVASVQFQHMPSDKAYNLERIRYFAGLASSSGVKLLAFPEMCVTGYWHVRNLDRAGISALAEPIPSGPSVDILRALAREHDLVLGAGLIEVGADGRFYNSYAVCLPDGTVHTHRKLHAFESEHIASGDRYTVFDTPLGIRVGVLICWDNNLVENARATALLGADVLMAPHQTGGTNSRSPHAMGRIDPELWQRRAEDPRAIEAEFRGSKGREWLMRWLPARAHDNGMFLLFSNGVGQDDDEVRTGNAMILDPYGRILAETWRAGDDMVVADLDIGLLPLCTGRRWIRGRRPELYGMLVEHRGDELEPRQARFSPEPTAAHRRNPLS, from the coding sequence ATGACGGGCATACGGGTCGCTTCAGTGCAGTTCCAGCATATGCCGAGCGATAAGGCCTACAACCTCGAGCGCATCCGGTACTTCGCCGGCCTGGCCTCCTCCAGCGGGGTCAAGCTGCTCGCCTTCCCGGAGATGTGCGTGACAGGCTACTGGCATGTTCGCAACCTCGACCGGGCAGGCATTTCAGCGCTGGCCGAGCCCATTCCGTCTGGCCCCTCGGTCGACATCCTCCGCGCTCTGGCTCGCGAACACGACCTCGTGCTGGGCGCTGGTTTGATCGAGGTGGGCGCCGACGGCCGCTTCTACAACTCCTATGCCGTCTGTCTGCCGGATGGGACGGTCCATACCCACCGCAAGCTCCATGCATTCGAGAGCGAGCATATCGCGAGTGGCGATCGCTATACCGTCTTCGACACGCCGCTGGGAATCCGGGTCGGGGTCCTGATCTGCTGGGACAACAACCTCGTTGAAAACGCTCGCGCGACAGCACTCCTCGGTGCTGACGTGCTCATGGCACCGCATCAGACCGGCGGGACGAATTCGCGCAGTCCGCACGCCATGGGACGGATCGACCCCGAGCTCTGGCAGCGAAGAGCGGAAGATCCCCGCGCCATAGAGGCTGAATTCCGCGGTTCGAAGGGGCGGGAGTGGCTGATGCGCTGGCTCCCAGCACGTGCCCACGATAACGGCATGTTCCTGCTGTTCAGCAATGGCGTCGGCCAGGACGACGATGAGGTTCGCACTGGCAACGCGATGATCCTCGATCCCTATGGCCGCATCCTGGCGGAGACCTGGCGAGCGGGTGACGACATGGTCGTGGCAGACCTCGACATCGGCCTGCTACCGCTGTGCACCGGGCGCCGCTGGATCCGCGGTCGCCGTCCCGAACTGTACGGCATGTTGGTCGAGCACAGGGGTGACGAGCTGGAGCCCCGGCAGGCTCGCTTCTCTCCCGAGCCAACGGCGGCGCACCGTCGCAATCCGTTGAGCTGA
- a CDS encoding SDR family oxidoreductase, producing the protein MKTAFVTGSTGLLGNNLVRLLAARGVRVKALVRSPERARKLLVGVPVELVQGDLEHVASFAPALRDADVLFHTAAYFRDSYKGGSHAAGLMRINVEGTRDLLEAAYQQGVRRVVHTSSIAVLAPRPGHPLTDETMRRDAEGEPDAYYRSKILSDREVDAALERHPDLHASLVLPGFMNGPGDSGPTTAGQFLLDFLHGRLPGIIDTRFAYVDARDVAAALVAAADKGLRGERYLAAGRDLHVGEALAVLSSVTGLPAPKWRVPDALLGTLALLNEAWARLARRPVLVSWQGFRTLRRERTNTAFDSSRAERELGLRFRPLEETFRDAVEWFATHGYVDRARLPRSMETLAPAMPRGS; encoded by the coding sequence ATGAAGACCGCATTCGTCACCGGCTCCACCGGCCTGCTCGGCAACAACCTCGTCCGCCTGCTCGCCGCTCGCGGCGTGCGGGTGAAAGCCCTGGTCCGCTCGCCCGAGCGGGCCCGGAAGCTGCTGGTCGGCGTGCCCGTGGAGCTCGTCCAGGGCGACCTGGAGCACGTGGCCTCCTTCGCGCCCGCCCTGCGGGACGCCGACGTGCTCTTCCACACCGCCGCCTACTTCCGGGACAGCTACAAGGGCGGCAGCCACGCCGCGGGGCTCATGCGCATCAACGTGGAGGGCACGCGCGACCTGCTGGAGGCGGCGTACCAGCAGGGCGTGCGGCGGGTGGTCCACACCAGCTCCATCGCCGTGCTGGCCCCCCGCCCGGGCCATCCGCTCACCGATGAGACGATGCGGCGTGACGCGGAGGGGGAGCCAGACGCCTACTACCGCTCGAAGATCCTCTCGGACCGCGAGGTGGACGCCGCCCTGGAGCGCCATCCGGACCTGCATGCCTCGCTGGTGCTGCCGGGCTTCATGAACGGACCGGGCGACTCGGGCCCCACGACGGCGGGACAGTTCCTCCTGGACTTCCTCCACGGCCGTCTGCCCGGCATCATCGATACGCGCTTCGCCTACGTGGACGCGCGGGACGTGGCCGCCGCGCTGGTGGCCGCCGCCGACAAGGGCCTGCGCGGCGAGCGCTACCTGGCCGCCGGGAGGGATCTGCACGTGGGCGAGGCGCTCGCGGTGCTCTCGTCGGTGACGGGCCTGCCGGCACCGAAGTGGCGGGTGCCGGACGCGCTGCTGGGAACGCTGGCGCTGCTGAACGAGGCCTGGGCCCGGCTCGCCCGGCGCCCCGTGCTGGTGAGCTGGCAGGGCTTCCGCACGTTGCGCCGCGAGCGCACGAACACCGCCTTCGACTCGTCCAGGGCCGAGCGCGAGCTGGGACTCCGCTTCCGGCCTCTCGAGGAGACCTTCCGGGATGCCGTGGAGTGGTTCGCCACGCACGGGTACGTGGACCGGGCTCGCCTGCCACGGAGCATGGAGACCCTGGCACCGGCCATGCCGCGGGGGTCCTGA
- a CDS encoding LysR family transcriptional regulator has protein sequence MNWDDLRYLLTVERSGSLSAAARVLGVVTSTVGRRMTALERRLGTRLLARVPEGVRLTPEGRALVRTAAAIESQLHSAERGLKREEGQLEGPVRVTTGDGFVAFLNPLLARFREQHPGVRVELSADARLLDLARQEADLAVRTVRPKRDSLVARKVGQLAWRLYASARYLERAAPLRSPDDLAGHALVGFDAALSRMPQLRVLEEWGVGRFVFRSNAAMAVAGAVVAHQGVAALPCALASLYPELRPVLPDMELPLEDVWLVASREAHKVPRVRALMGFLAGRFEESRAVMLGVR, from the coding sequence ATGAACTGGGATGACCTCCGCTACCTCCTCACGGTGGAGCGCTCCGGCTCGCTGTCCGCGGCGGCGCGCGTGCTGGGCGTCGTCACATCCACGGTGGGCCGGAGGATGACGGCGCTGGAGCGGCGCCTGGGCACGCGACTGCTCGCCCGGGTTCCCGAGGGAGTCCGGCTGACGCCCGAGGGCCGCGCGCTGGTGCGCACCGCCGCGGCCATCGAGTCCCAGCTTCACAGCGCCGAGCGCGGGCTGAAGCGCGAGGAGGGGCAGCTCGAGGGGCCGGTGCGCGTGACGACGGGGGACGGCTTCGTCGCCTTCCTCAATCCCCTGCTGGCGCGCTTCCGGGAGCAGCATCCGGGGGTGCGCGTGGAGCTGTCCGCCGACGCACGGCTGCTGGACCTGGCGCGCCAGGAGGCGGACCTGGCCGTGCGCACGGTGCGTCCCAAGAGGGACTCGCTGGTGGCACGCAAGGTGGGGCAGCTCGCCTGGAGGCTCTATGCGAGCGCCCGCTATCTGGAGCGCGCCGCGCCCCTGCGCTCGCCGGATGACCTGGCGGGCCATGCGCTGGTGGGCTTCGACGCGGCGCTCTCGCGCATGCCGCAGTTGCGCGTGTTGGAGGAGTGGGGCGTGGGGCGCTTCGTCTTTCGCAGCAACGCGGCCATGGCCGTCGCGGGCGCGGTGGTGGCCCACCAGGGCGTGGCGGCGCTGCCGTGCGCGCTGGCCAGTCTCTACCCGGAGTTACGGCCCGTGCTCCCGGACATGGAGCTGCCCCTGGAGGACGTGTGGCTCGTGGCCTCGCGCGAGGCCCACAAGGTGCCACGGGTGCGCGCGTTGATGGGCTTCCTCGCCGGACGGTTCGAGGAGTCCCGCGCCGTCATGCTGG